From a single Ensifer adhaerens genomic region:
- a CDS encoding carbohydrate ABC transporter membrane protein 1, CUT1 family: MVVAREDFDIPVAVRPKRLTKRQRQRRSTLVALSFIAPNFLGFLIFTLGPILFAFALAFMHWDGSNAITFAGLDNFWRLFSDRSFITAFWNTLIYTAVSVPATLCCSLGLAVLLNQKLKGRNFFRAAMFFPYVASLVAVAVVWNMIFNPEMGPVNMLLYELGVDPKNLPGWAASNSWAMVTVILFGIWKSMGYYMVIYLAGLQGISPELYEAADLDGANSWQKFWYVTVPQLAPTTFFVSVMLTIQSFKVFDQIMLLTEGGPGTSTLVLVYHVYNEAFISWDLGYSSMVALVLFLMVLTVTVVQFRLTRED, encoded by the coding sequence TTGGTCGTCGCACGCGAAGATTTCGACATTCCGGTCGCTGTCCGGCCGAAGCGTCTGACGAAGCGGCAGCGCCAGCGGCGTTCGACGCTGGTTGCGCTGTCCTTCATCGCGCCGAACTTTCTCGGCTTCCTCATCTTCACGCTCGGGCCCATCCTCTTCGCCTTCGCGCTCGCCTTCATGCATTGGGACGGGTCCAACGCCATCACCTTCGCCGGGCTCGACAATTTCTGGCGGCTCTTTTCCGACCGCTCCTTCATCACCGCCTTCTGGAACACGCTGATCTACACGGCCGTCTCGGTGCCGGCGACGCTCTGCTGCTCGCTCGGGCTCGCCGTGTTGCTGAACCAGAAACTCAAAGGCCGCAATTTCTTCCGCGCGGCCATGTTCTTTCCTTACGTCGCCTCGCTGGTTGCCGTCGCCGTCGTCTGGAACATGATCTTCAACCCGGAGATGGGGCCGGTGAACATGCTCCTCTACGAACTCGGCGTCGATCCGAAGAACCTGCCCGGCTGGGCGGCGTCCAACTCATGGGCCATGGTGACGGTCATCCTCTTCGGCATCTGGAAGAGCATGGGCTATTACATGGTCATCTATCTCGCCGGCCTGCAGGGCATCAGCCCCGAGCTTTACGAGGCCGCCGATCTCGATGGCGCGAACAGCTGGCAGAAATTCTGGTACGTCACCGTGCCGCAACTCGCGCCCACGACGTTCTTCGTCTCCGTCATGCTGACGATCCAGTCCTTCAAGGTCTTCGACCAGATCATGCTGCTGACCGAAGGCGGGCCGGGCACCTCGACGCTGGTGCTGGTCTATCATGTCTATAACGAGGCCTTCATTTCGTGGGATCTCGGCTATTCCAGCATGGTGGCGCTCGTCCTCTTCCTCATGGTGCTGACGGTTACGGTCGTGCAGTTCCGGCTCACGAGGGAGGACTGA
- a CDS encoding carbohydrate ABC transporter membrane protein 2, CUT1 family — MAKKPLTLFGQKIRLKTISLYVLVIAITVVMLMPFVWMLSASLKLDRDVFAFPIEWIPSHPRWQNYVDIWTKIPLALFIYNTTKLTVIVTLLQLFTSSFAAYAFAKLRFAYREVLFLAYIATIAMPWQVYMVPQFVEMRALGLNNTHLALICLQAFTAFGVFLMRQFYMSIPDELCEAARIDGMNEYQIWFRIMLPLSKPALSTLTIFTFVSTWNDFLGPLIYLTKTELKTVQIGIRMFITQYSTEYGLIMAASMVSLVPVLIVFLALQRFFVEGIASSGLKG, encoded by the coding sequence ATGGCGAAGAAGCCGCTGACCCTGTTCGGCCAGAAGATCCGCCTGAAAACGATCTCGCTCTACGTGCTGGTGATCGCGATCACCGTCGTCATGCTCATGCCCTTCGTCTGGATGCTTTCCGCCTCGCTGAAGCTCGACCGCGATGTCTTTGCCTTCCCGATCGAGTGGATCCCGTCGCATCCGCGCTGGCAGAACTATGTGGATATCTGGACGAAGATCCCGCTGGCGCTCTTCATCTACAACACGACGAAGCTGACGGTGATCGTGACGCTCTTGCAGCTCTTCACCTCAAGCTTCGCCGCCTATGCCTTCGCCAAGCTCCGCTTTGCCTATCGCGAGGTTCTATTCCTCGCCTATATCGCCACCATCGCCATGCCATGGCAGGTTTATATGGTGCCGCAATTCGTGGAAATGCGGGCGCTGGGGCTCAACAACACGCATCTGGCCCTCATCTGCCTGCAGGCCTTCACCGCCTTCGGCGTGTTCCTGATGCGGCAGTTCTACATGAGCATCCCGGACGAGCTGTGCGAAGCCGCGCGTATCGACGGGATGAACGAATACCAGATCTGGTTCCGCATCATGCTGCCGCTGTCGAAACCTGCGCTCTCGACGCTGACCATCTTCACCTTCGTCAGCACCTGGAACGACTTCCTCGGACCGCTGATCTACCTGACCAAGACGGAGCTGAAGACCGTGCAGATCGGCATCCGCATGTTCATCACGCAATATTCGACCGAATACGGGCTGATCATGGCGGCCTCCATGGTTTCGCTCGTTCCCGTTCTCATCGTGTTTCTCGCTCTGCAGCGCTTCTTTGTCGAAGGCATTGCATCGAGCGGCTTGAAGGGCTGA
- a CDS encoding Heparinase II/III-like protein has product MLSERLAHSPETLSGFAIAPAGQDRAPWQALPGDMRAELIAAGKAALSGDWPALPATLYLGYTRNGNRIDFETVYFARRRRLNDLVLAECVEWQGRFLDAIVDGLSAIAEESGWQLPAHNSYVRGGPRLALPDPQRPVIDLFAAETGALLAVARQLLGETLEQAAPGLSARLENELRHRIVEPYLAQHFWWMGNGDEPMNNWTVWCTQNVLWTVFALETDAEARRAVIRKAAGSIDAFLKDYGEDGACEEGAQYYRHAGLCLFNALATLSEIAPEAFGPVFREQKIRNIADYILNVHIEGRRYFNFADCAAVCEPCSAREYLFGKAVGSEALMAFAAADWADAGDRLLKEEINLAYRLQVLFTANELRDAAAQYPEKKDIFYPSIGLLIARDDRFQLAVKAGDNGDSHNHNDVGSLTLYRDGKPLLIDVGVGTYTARTFSPRRYEIWTMQSAFHNLPTFDGAMQQDGEAFAARDVTVDLADGQASMSMEIAGAYPPEAGLRSYRRTVRLVEGSHVEIHDIHDGDRPAELSLMFAQEPQIADGSIRLSGVGALAIEGGGLPRVEPIPIDDARLRLSWPETIYRVLIPFAGRELRVRTVEEHGEG; this is encoded by the coding sequence ATGTTGAGCGAGCGTCTGGCGCATAGCCCGGAGACCTTGTCCGGCTTCGCGATTGCGCCCGCGGGGCAGGACCGCGCGCCCTGGCAGGCGCTGCCGGGCGACATGCGCGCAGAACTCATCGCTGCGGGCAAGGCGGCTCTCTCCGGAGACTGGCCGGCTCTGCCGGCGACGCTTTATCTCGGCTATACCCGCAACGGAAATCGGATCGATTTCGAGACCGTCTACTTTGCCCGCCGCCGCCGGCTGAACGATCTCGTTCTGGCCGAATGCGTGGAATGGCAGGGCCGCTTTCTCGATGCGATCGTGGATGGGCTATCGGCGATCGCGGAGGAAAGCGGCTGGCAATTGCCGGCGCATAATTCCTATGTGCGCGGCGGTCCGCGCCTTGCGTTGCCGGACCCGCAACGGCCGGTGATCGATCTTTTTGCGGCGGAGACCGGCGCGCTGCTGGCCGTCGCGCGTCAACTGCTCGGGGAGACGCTGGAGCAAGCCGCACCCGGTCTCTCCGCGCGCCTGGAGAACGAGCTTCGCCATCGCATTGTCGAGCCCTATCTCGCGCAGCATTTCTGGTGGATGGGCAATGGCGATGAACCGATGAATAACTGGACAGTCTGGTGTACGCAGAACGTGCTCTGGACTGTCTTTGCGCTGGAAACCGACGCAGAAGCCCGCCGGGCGGTCATCCGCAAGGCCGCCGGCAGCATCGATGCGTTCCTCAAGGATTACGGCGAGGACGGGGCCTGCGAGGAGGGCGCGCAATACTACCGCCACGCGGGGCTCTGCCTCTTTAATGCGCTGGCCACGCTTTCGGAGATTGCCCCTGAGGCCTTTGGACCCGTCTTCCGGGAACAGAAGATCCGCAACATCGCGGACTATATCCTGAACGTTCACATCGAAGGTCGGCGCTATTTCAACTTCGCGGACTGCGCCGCCGTCTGCGAGCCGTGTAGCGCGCGCGAATATCTCTTCGGCAAGGCCGTTGGCTCGGAAGCGCTGATGGCCTTTGCAGCGGCGGATTGGGCCGATGCCGGGGATCGTCTCCTGAAGGAGGAGATCAATCTCGCCTATCGCCTGCAAGTCCTGTTCACGGCAAATGAATTGCGCGACGCGGCGGCGCAATATCCTGAAAAGAAAGATATTTTCTATCCAAGCATCGGTTTGCTCATCGCTCGCGACGACCGCTTCCAGCTTGCCGTAAAGGCCGGCGACAATGGCGACAGCCACAATCACAACGATGTCGGCAGCCTGACGCTCTATCGCGATGGCAAGCCGTTGCTGATCGATGTCGGCGTGGGCACCTATACCGCCAGGACCTTCTCGCCCCGGCGCTACGAGATCTGGACGATGCAGTCCGCCTTTCACAATCTGCCGACCTTCGACGGCGCGATGCAGCAGGACGGCGAGGCCTTCGCGGCGCGGGATGTGACGGTCGATCTGGCGGACGGACAGGCGTCAATGTCCATGGAGATCGCCGGAGCCTATCCGCCGGAGGCGGGGCTGCGATCCTATCGCCGCACGGTCCGGCTTGTGGAAGGCAGCCATGTCGAAATCCATGACATCCACGATGGCGACCGGCCGGCGGAGCTGTCGCTGATGTTTGCGCAAGAGCCGCAGATCGCGGACGGCTCGATCCGCCTGAGCGGTGTCGGCGCACTCGCCATAGAGGGCGGTGGATTGCCGCGCGTCGAGCCGATTCCGATTGACGATGCGCGGCTTCGCTTGTCATGGCCGGAGACGATCTATCGGGTGCTGATTCCCTTCGCCGGTCGGGAATTGCGGGTTCGCACGGTCGAGGAGCATGGTGAGGGATGA
- a CDS encoding DNA-binding transcriptional regulator, FadR family: MAGVQGRVDVRKNGTLVSRLIDDLRQSIASGAFAPGGRLPTEAQLSETYGVSRTVVREAIAALRADHLVDARQGSGVYVLKPAVAVQPERIDKDRVASVLEVLEIRTPLEIEAAGLAALRRSPSQEEYIFDCHARVFACIEAGKPIREADFSLHLAIAEATNNPQFASFLRSHGVAAIPQAEIVTDAQHDRQIAYYKQLYQEHEAIVLAVSNGDEEAAREAMRAHLKGSQVRHRELLRDGRLRSGSL, encoded by the coding sequence ATGGCAGGGGTGCAGGGTCGTGTCGATGTGCGGAAAAACGGCACGCTGGTGTCGCGTTTGATTGACGACCTGCGCCAGTCGATAGCCTCTGGCGCGTTTGCGCCCGGCGGACGCCTGCCGACCGAGGCGCAATTGTCGGAAACCTATGGGGTGAGCCGCACGGTGGTGCGCGAGGCCATCGCGGCGCTCCGCGCCGATCATCTTGTCGACGCCCGCCAGGGGTCCGGTGTCTATGTGCTGAAGCCGGCGGTGGCCGTTCAGCCGGAACGGATCGACAAGGATCGCGTGGCTTCGGTTCTGGAGGTGCTGGAAATCCGCACCCCGCTCGAGATCGAGGCCGCGGGTCTCGCCGCGCTCCGCCGCTCGCCGTCTCAGGAAGAATATATCTTCGACTGTCACGCCCGCGTCTTTGCCTGTATCGAAGCGGGCAAGCCGATCCGCGAGGCAGACTTCAGCCTCCATCTGGCGATTGCCGAGGCGACCAACAATCCGCAATTTGCGAGCTTCCTGCGCTCTCACGGTGTCGCGGCCATTCCGCAGGCCGAGATCGTCACGGATGCGCAGCACGACCGGCAGATCGCCTATTACAAGCAACTCTATCAGGAACACGAGGCAATCGTTCTCGCCGTTTCCAATGGCGACGAGGAGGCCGCACGCGAAGCCATGCGCGCGCATCTGAAGGGCAGCCAGGTACGTCACCGAGAACTTCTGCGCGACGGCAGGCTCAGGTCAGGCTCTCTGTGA
- a CDS encoding Uncharacterized membrane protein YesL: protein MRWLADHYFAEGPGISKDAPKRPGLALVAETMWREGIELMKLNLLFVLACLPVVTIPAAFAALMRVTLTMAEDRNVYLVEDFWQAFRRHFVRATVLGLGIAAALTIPGYAAFSYGGLAVTTPLFAVPLALAVGVAFLFAIAALYAFALLVISDFSLRNILRLSLLAALARPGKPLAALGFVAGLWLLHILFYPVTLVMPAIINFAFGTLAVAFSVLETVHHLVRAKEERAVEAEQAMSGA from the coding sequence ATGAGATGGCTCGCCGACCACTATTTCGCGGAAGGGCCGGGCATCTCGAAAGATGCGCCGAAGCGCCCCGGTCTGGCGTTGGTGGCCGAGACGATGTGGCGCGAGGGGATCGAGCTGATGAAGCTCAACCTCCTCTTCGTGCTCGCGTGCCTGCCGGTCGTCACCATCCCCGCCGCGTTCGCTGCGCTGATGCGGGTGACGCTGACGATGGCGGAAGATCGCAATGTCTATCTCGTGGAAGATTTCTGGCAGGCCTTCCGCCGGCATTTTGTCCGCGCGACCGTGCTCGGTCTGGGTATCGCCGCCGCACTGACAATTCCCGGCTACGCAGCCTTCTCCTACGGGGGGCTTGCCGTGACCACGCCGCTCTTCGCAGTGCCTCTGGCCCTTGCGGTGGGAGTTGCATTCCTGTTCGCGATTGCTGCGCTCTACGCCTTCGCGCTGCTCGTCATTTCGGATTTCAGCCTTCGCAACATCCTGCGGCTTTCGCTTCTCGCGGCGTTGGCCCGACCGGGCAAGCCACTCGCGGCCCTCGGCTTCGTGGCAGGCCTCTGGCTCCTGCACATCCTTTTCTATCCGGTGACGCTGGTCATGCCAGCGATCATCAATTTCGCCTTCGGGACGCTGGCCGTTGCCTTCAGCGTTCTTGAAACCGTGCATCACCTCGTCCGCGCCAAGGAGGAGCGCGCGGTTGAGGCTGAACAGGCAATGTCCGGCGCGTGA
- a CDS encoding unsaturated chondroitin disaccharide hydrolase — translation MTIHSRSYLPEPATDAQVAKALDAAVAQVRTNLPQFTYRAQNHSSVNNIYPAVENDQWTAGFWPGEIWLAYEHTGDKTFRHAGQIHVQSFLTRIVNRIETDHHDMGFLYNPSCIAAFKLAGDEDARKAALLAADQLVERFHEVGGFIQAWGRMGEPGNYRYIIDCLLNLPLLYWAARETGNPRYRAIARIHAATTLKHSIRPDDSTYHTFFMDPATGAPSHGATKQGYRDDSSWARGQAWGIYGMALCYRHEGRPEYAQAFDRLLAYYLKRLPQDLVPYWDLIFTDGDEPRDSSSASIVACGLLEMADLVDDAARAEDLRTTARRMVASLIDNYAVKDPSTSNGLVLHGTYSKKSPYNTCRGEGVDECVAWGDYYYMEALTRLSRLWSSYWW, via the coding sequence ATGACCATTCATTCGCGATCCTATCTCCCGGAGCCGGCAACAGATGCGCAGGTGGCAAAGGCACTCGACGCGGCTGTGGCGCAGGTGCGGACGAACCTACCCCAATTCACCTACCGCGCGCAGAACCATTCGAGCGTCAACAACATCTACCCGGCGGTCGAGAATGACCAATGGACAGCCGGCTTCTGGCCAGGCGAAATCTGGCTGGCTTACGAGCATACCGGCGACAAGACCTTCCGCCATGCCGGGCAGATCCATGTCCAGAGCTTCCTTACCCGGATCGTCAATCGCATCGAGACCGACCATCACGACATGGGCTTTCTCTACAATCCGAGCTGCATCGCTGCCTTCAAGCTGGCAGGCGACGAGGATGCCCGCAAGGCAGCGCTTCTCGCCGCCGACCAGCTGGTCGAGCGCTTCCATGAAGTCGGCGGCTTCATCCAGGCCTGGGGCCGGATGGGCGAGCCGGGCAACTACCGCTACATCATTGACTGCCTGCTGAACCTGCCGCTGCTCTACTGGGCCGCGCGCGAGACCGGCAACCCGCGCTATCGCGCAATCGCCCGCATCCATGCCGCGACAACGCTGAAGCATTCCATCCGGCCGGACGATTCCACCTATCACACCTTCTTCATGGACCCGGCGACGGGTGCGCCTTCGCATGGGGCGACCAAGCAGGGCTATCGCGACGATTCCTCCTGGGCCCGCGGGCAGGCCTGGGGCATTTACGGCATGGCGCTCTGCTATCGCCACGAAGGCCGCCCCGAATATGCGCAAGCCTTCGACCGGCTGCTCGCCTATTATCTGAAGCGCCTGCCGCAGGATCTCGTGCCCTATTGGGATCTGATCTTCACTGACGGCGACGAGCCGCGGGACTCGTCTTCCGCCTCCATCGTCGCCTGCGGCCTTCTGGAAATGGCCGACCTTGTGGACGATGCCGCGCGTGCCGAAGATCTGCGGACGACGGCGCGGCGCATGGTGGCGAGCCTCATCGACAACTATGCCGTCAAGGACCCATCCACGTCGAACGGCCTCGTGCTGCACGGCACCTATTCCAAAAAGAGCCCCTACAACACCTGCCGCGGCGAGGGCGTCGACGAGTGCGTGGCCTGGGGCGACTATTACTACATGGAGGCGCTGACGCGCCTTTCCCGCCTCTGGTCGTCCTACTGGTGGTGA
- a CDS encoding carbohydrate ABC transporter ATP-binding protein, CUT1 family: MASISLRKLNKTYGALTVVHDIDLEIADKEFIILVGPSGCGKSTTLRMIAGLEEVSGGDLVIGDEVVNDVPSKDRDIAMVFQNYALYPHMTVYKNMAFGLMLRKAPRDEIDRKVMEAAKILDIEHLLNRKPKALSGGQRQRVALGRAMVRNPEVFLLDEPLSNLDAKLRGTMRAEIAKLHKRLGATFIYVTHDQVEAMTMADRIVVMKDGHIQQVDTPQNLYDRPVNMFVAGFIGAPQMNMLPVTIVRQGEDFAARYQGQDLPLPSNLDQARIAAYEGREAVLGIRPENFHEVAPADIPAEALAQMSATVELTEPMGSEVHLGLSWAGRPITAKVSPRCKAAEGETLSLLVDMSAAHLFDPKSELSLFSAAPQPQGIAA, translated from the coding sequence ATGGCATCGATTTCGCTTCGCAAGCTGAATAAAACCTACGGCGCGCTGACCGTGGTGCACGATATCGATCTCGAGATCGCCGACAAGGAGTTCATCATCCTTGTCGGCCCTTCCGGCTGCGGCAAGTCGACGACGCTGCGCATGATCGCGGGGCTTGAAGAGGTCTCGGGCGGCGATCTGGTCATCGGCGACGAGGTGGTCAACGACGTGCCGTCCAAGGACCGCGATATCGCCATGGTGTTTCAGAACTATGCGCTCTATCCGCATATGACGGTCTACAAGAACATGGCCTTCGGCCTCATGCTGCGCAAGGCACCGCGCGACGAGATCGACCGTAAGGTCATGGAAGCGGCGAAAATTCTCGATATCGAGCATCTGTTGAACCGCAAGCCGAAGGCGCTTTCGGGCGGCCAGCGCCAGCGCGTGGCGCTGGGCCGCGCCATGGTGCGCAATCCGGAAGTCTTCCTGCTCGACGAGCCGCTCTCCAATCTCGACGCCAAGCTGCGCGGCACGATGCGCGCCGAGATCGCCAAGCTGCACAAGCGCCTTGGCGCGACCTTCATCTATGTCACCCATGATCAGGTGGAGGCCATGACCATGGCCGACCGCATCGTCGTCATGAAGGACGGCCATATCCAGCAGGTCGATACGCCGCAGAACCTCTATGACCGCCCCGTCAACATGTTTGTCGCCGGCTTCATCGGCGCGCCGCAGATGAACATGCTGCCGGTGACAATCGTTCGCCAGGGCGAAGACTTTGCCGCGCGCTACCAGGGGCAGGATCTGCCGCTGCCCTCCAATCTCGACCAGGCGCGGATCGCCGCCTATGAGGGTCGCGAGGCGGTTCTGGGTATCCGTCCTGAGAATTTCCACGAGGTAGCCCCTGCCGATATCCCGGCGGAAGCCCTGGCGCAGATGAGCGCCACCGTGGAACTCACCGAGCCGATGGGCTCTGAAGTGCATCTGGGTCTTTCCTGGGCCGGCCGGCCGATCACCGCCAAGGTTTCGCCGCGCTGCAAGGCGGCGGAGGGCGAGACGCTGAGCCTGCTGGTCGATATGAGCGCGGCCCATCTCTTCGATCCGAAGAGCGAACTGTCGCTCTTTTCCGCCGCTCCGCAGCCGCAAGGGATTGCCGCATGA
- a CDS encoding two-component system, NarL family, sensor histidine kinase BarA, with product MARHSFSIRTKLVLLVIGAISLAEIFVITFTAWQEASRYAISRPSSLFSVANIIASSAATATAARDVTGAQAAMRGMGHIDGLVYVGLNLPNGETLADFGATEQLASDLVLTNPEQTISMGDILGSRTIEVQVPVIQAGSQIGLLRLIGDTRDLPALVWSAVKTTLLGGGAALVIAIFIALRLQGAITRPLTRLAGAMARIKVGHDYRVALPRESNDEVGLLVEGFNGMIADIHERDERLARHRERLEQDVADRTADYQRAASEAMAADRAKSDFLATMSHEIRTPMNGILVMAELLAGSDMPDRARKQAEVIARSGASLLAIINDILDLSKIEAGKLDVEHLAVSPFEAVDTVLRLFADRAHTRKLDLAARLELPRNTRIDADPTRLGQVLGNLVNNALKFTEHGGVTIHVGPDGADRVRFSVIDTGIGIAEEKLGTIFEAFSQADQTTTRQFGGTGLGLTIARRLVAAMGGEIAVTSKLGQGTNFHFSLPLTAPSSETEWAQWSGERAASPRAVVSVDGEQTKAALAHYLERAGFTVETVGNADLAESGRGAQLVVAAMECLADRPRLEIGAAGAIVVVGFPDERAEALLPSRRADGVLVRPVSAFEVNDIVARLIEGRPISEETRGGDQRDSTTPTFSGLKVLVADDAEVNREVADAALRRLGVRADFVENGRQAVDAVLKTRYDLVLMDGSMPELDGFDATREIRAAESNEARERTPIVALTAHVIGTAADAWREAGMDGVLHKPFTLARLADVIATHASGTHAVADHDAAETQPAEGQLDLAVLEDLLKMAGGALAVVDRIVGLYETQSAERIAELREAVTSDNIDQLGRVAHALKSMSFNVGARSIAETAARFERIAREEQSLVDLAEVERLAQEREVVMREIGDWRNRI from the coding sequence ATGGCTCGCCATTCATTTTCAATTAGAACTAAATTAGTGCTTCTTGTCATTGGCGCCATTTCCCTTGCGGAAATCTTTGTCATTACATTCACCGCCTGGCAGGAAGCTTCCCGCTACGCGATTTCCAGGCCGTCATCACTCTTTTCAGTTGCAAACATCATCGCTTCTTCTGCCGCGACTGCGACTGCGGCGCGCGACGTCACCGGCGCCCAGGCCGCCATGCGTGGCATGGGCCACATCGACGGTCTGGTCTACGTCGGCCTGAACCTGCCGAACGGCGAAACCCTGGCGGATTTCGGAGCAACGGAGCAGCTTGCCAGCGACCTCGTGCTGACCAATCCTGAGCAGACAATCTCGATGGGCGATATCCTGGGCAGCCGGACCATAGAAGTACAGGTGCCGGTCATCCAGGCCGGCAGTCAGATCGGCCTGCTGCGCCTCATCGGAGATACGCGTGACCTGCCCGCCCTCGTCTGGTCGGCCGTGAAAACGACTCTCCTCGGCGGCGGCGCGGCACTGGTGATCGCCATCTTCATCGCTCTGAGATTGCAGGGCGCCATCACCCGGCCCCTGACGCGGCTTGCCGGCGCCATGGCGCGGATCAAGGTCGGCCACGACTACCGCGTGGCGCTGCCCCGCGAAAGCAATGACGAGGTCGGCCTGCTCGTTGAGGGCTTCAACGGTATGATCGCCGACATCCACGAACGCGACGAACGTCTCGCCCGGCATCGCGAACGACTGGAACAGGATGTCGCCGACCGCACCGCCGATTATCAGCGTGCGGCTTCCGAAGCCATGGCCGCCGACCGCGCCAAGTCCGACTTTCTGGCGACGATGAGCCACGAGATCCGCACGCCAATGAACGGAATTCTTGTGATGGCCGAACTGCTGGCGGGCAGCGACATGCCGGACCGCGCCCGCAAGCAGGCTGAAGTCATCGCGCGCTCCGGCGCGAGCCTTCTCGCCATCATCAACGACATTCTGGATCTCTCGAAGATCGAGGCGGGCAAGCTGGATGTCGAGCATCTGGCGGTCAGTCCGTTCGAGGCGGTCGACACGGTGCTGCGCCTCTTCGCGGACCGCGCCCATACCAGGAAACTCGATCTCGCCGCGCGGCTGGAACTGCCACGCAACACACGCATCGACGCCGACCCGACGCGCCTGGGCCAGGTGCTTGGAAACCTCGTCAACAATGCGCTGAAGTTCACGGAACACGGCGGCGTGACCATCCATGTCGGTCCGGACGGTGCGGATCGCGTCCGCTTCTCCGTCATCGACACGGGTATCGGCATCGCCGAGGAAAAACTCGGCACGATCTTCGAGGCATTCTCGCAGGCCGACCAGACCACGACACGCCAGTTCGGCGGCACCGGCCTCGGCCTCACGATCGCCCGCCGGCTCGTGGCCGCCATGGGCGGTGAAATCGCCGTTACCAGCAAGCTTGGCCAGGGGACCAACTTCCACTTCTCCCTGCCGCTGACCGCGCCATCCTCCGAGACGGAGTGGGCGCAGTGGAGCGGCGAACGGGCGGCCTCGCCCCGCGCGGTCGTCTCGGTGGATGGCGAGCAGACGAAAGCCGCCCTCGCGCACTATCTCGAACGGGCAGGCTTCACGGTCGAGACCGTGGGCAATGCTGATCTTGCCGAAAGCGGCCGCGGCGCCCAGCTCGTCGTCGCGGCGATGGAGTGCCTGGCTGATCGGCCCCGACTGGAGATCGGCGCCGCGGGCGCGATTGTCGTTGTCGGCTTTCCGGACGAGCGGGCTGAAGCGTTGCTGCCCTCGCGCCGCGCCGATGGCGTGCTTGTGCGTCCCGTGTCCGCCTTCGAGGTCAACGACATCGTCGCTCGTCTCATCGAAGGCCGCCCCATCAGCGAGGAAACGCGCGGCGGCGACCAGCGAGACAGCACAACGCCGACTTTCAGCGGCCTCAAGGTGCTGGTCGCCGACGATGCCGAGGTCAATCGTGAAGTGGCCGATGCGGCGCTGCGCCGCCTCGGCGTCAGGGCCGATTTCGTCGAGAATGGACGCCAGGCCGTCGATGCCGTTCTCAAGACCCGCTACGATCTCGTGCTGATGGACGGGTCCATGCCGGAGCTGGACGGCTTCGACGCCACCCGTGAAATTCGCGCCGCGGAAAGCAATGAGGCCCGTGAACGGACCCCGATTGTGGCGCTGACCGCCCACGTGATCGGGACGGCGGCCGATGCCTGGCGGGAAGCCGGCATGGACGGCGTGCTGCACAAGCCCTTTACCCTGGCCCGTCTTGCGGATGTCATCGCCACGCATGCCAGCGGAACACATGCTGTTGCCGACCATGACGCGGCCGAGACACAGCCCGCTGAAGGCCAGCTTGACCTCGCCGTGCTGGAGGATCTGCTGAAGATGGCCGGCGGCGCCCTTGCGGTGGTCGACCGCATCGTCGGTCTTTACGAGACGCAGTCGGCCGAACGGATCGCCGAATTGCGGGAAGCAGTGACCTCGGACAACATAGATCAGCTTGGCCGCGTGGCTCACGCCCTGAAGTCGATGAGCTTCAACGTTGGCGCCCGCTCCATTGCGGAGACGGCGGCCCGCTTCGAGCGGATCGCGCGCGAGGAGCAGTCCCTCGTGGACCTTGCCGAGGTCGAACGGCTGGCGCAGGAGCGGGAAGTGGTCATGCGCGAGATCGGCGACTGGCGCAACCGGATCTAA